A single region of the Halorussus gelatinilyticus genome encodes:
- a CDS encoding zinc ribbon domain-containing protein: MPSQHDAHGDDGCPKCGHTETDVGTISTTGGGLSKMFDIQTNEFQVVSCLNCGYSELYRDTGSAGSDIVDVFLG, from the coding sequence ATGCCCTCCCAACACGACGCGCACGGCGACGACGGCTGTCCGAAGTGCGGTCACACCGAAACCGACGTAGGGACCATCTCCACGACCGGCGGCGGTCTCTCGAAGATGTTCGACATCCAGACCAACGAGTTTCAGGTCGTCTCCTGCCTGAACTGCGGCTACTCCGAACTCTACCGGGACACCGGGTCGGCCGGAAGCGACATCGTGGACGTGTTCCTCGGCTGA
- a CDS encoding CPBP family intramembrane glutamic endopeptidase: METNVDESVGRSRQNGSVLGRTLRVFGLALVGVVGLGISLFFGDALPPLPGVSPGVAVVLSLVTPTILLLVASAVGAFCAPRVGLRSRVAARAPTARAADANATEVGTSENAGTSEGVRASGETTATRGFAAEARHAIPWGLLAGGLLVGLDLAFAAVTDLSVTAEAPTVGAVVASLPMRFLYGGIAEEVLLRWGFMAAVAWVVARVAGQGRSPSRGVMWASIAVSAVVFGVGHLPALAQTVGLTPLLVARTVLLNTVGGVIFGWLFWRDSLEAAMVGHASAHVPLALFALFAAL, encoded by the coding sequence ATGGAAACCAACGTGGACGAGAGCGTCGGTCGCTCGCGCCAGAACGGGTCCGTTCTCGGACGGACGCTCCGGGTCTTCGGCCTCGCACTGGTCGGCGTCGTCGGTCTCGGAATCAGCCTCTTCTTCGGCGACGCGCTCCCGCCGCTTCCCGGCGTCTCGCCCGGCGTCGCGGTCGTTCTCTCGCTCGTCACGCCGACCATACTGCTGTTGGTCGCCTCGGCCGTCGGCGCGTTCTGCGCCCCGCGGGTCGGTCTCCGCTCGCGCGTCGCCGCCCGCGCGCCGACTGCGCGGGCGGCCGACGCGAACGCGACGGAAGTGGGAACGAGCGAGAACGCAGGAACGAGCGAGGGCGTGAGAGCGAGCGGGGAGACCACCGCGACCCGAGGCTTCGCGGCCGAGGCCCGCCACGCGATTCCGTGGGGACTGCTCGCCGGCGGACTGCTGGTCGGACTTGACCTCGCGTTCGCCGCCGTCACGGACCTGTCGGTCACCGCCGAAGCGCCGACGGTCGGGGCGGTCGTCGCGTCGCTCCCGATGCGGTTCCTCTACGGCGGCATCGCCGAGGAGGTGCTGCTCCGCTGGGGGTTCATGGCGGCGGTCGCGTGGGTCGTCGCTCGCGTCGCCGGACAGGGTCGGTCGCCGAGTCGCGGCGTGATGTGGGCGAGCATCGCGGTCAGCGCGGTCGTCTTCGGCGTCGGCCACCTCCCCGCGCTGGCGCAGACGGTCGGCTTGACGCCCCTGCTGGTCGCGCGGACGGTACTCCTGAACACGGTCGGCGGAGTGATATTCGGGTGGTTGTTCTGGCGCGACAGCCTCGAAGCCGCGATGGTGGGTCACGCGAGCGCCCACGTTCCGCTCGCGCTGTTCGCGCTGTTCGCGGCGCTCTGA
- a CDS encoding helix-turn-helix transcriptional regulator, translating to MDESSNVLLLAPLTPTGNRACLELLASTTDPSGANVAAVTYTPPPETWISDWETNVGDLPAELAFIHANTVETNEGPGGTEVPPNVSVARVDPNQPMDIIAPLSEQLTRWEGNGNQTLVSVQTLTVLLEYVDFDTAFRYLHILTHRVQAADAIGFYHMDPDIHDEETINTLKTLFDAVVEVSDDGQEWSVAETYGDRSATSDHAQSHDTDVSVPDSGEGVFSSVLNSVSNLFSGPNERAGQNADGDDGPPSAAGETAESSPSDDQSARDAGVEQFPEEAMLTDEDRIRELLTRYGGRMKQADVTEETDWSKSTVSRKLSKMEEKGLITRVQVGRGNLVFLSGYEPETAKPPFEQETTDR from the coding sequence TTGGACGAGTCTTCGAACGTCCTCCTGCTGGCACCGTTGACACCCACAGGGAACCGCGCATGCCTCGAACTCCTCGCCTCGACGACGGACCCGTCCGGGGCGAACGTCGCCGCGGTGACGTACACGCCGCCGCCGGAGACGTGGATATCCGACTGGGAAACGAACGTCGGCGACCTCCCGGCGGAACTGGCGTTCATCCACGCGAATACGGTCGAGACCAACGAGGGACCCGGAGGCACCGAGGTTCCGCCGAACGTGTCGGTCGCGCGCGTGGACCCGAACCAACCGATGGACATCATCGCACCGCTGAGCGAGCAGTTGACGCGCTGGGAGGGCAACGGCAACCAGACGCTGGTATCGGTCCAGACGCTGACGGTTCTCCTGGAGTACGTCGATTTCGACACGGCGTTCCGCTATCTCCACATTCTCACCCACCGGGTACAGGCGGCCGACGCCATCGGATTCTACCACATGGACCCGGACATCCACGACGAGGAGACCATCAACACGCTGAAGACGCTGTTCGACGCGGTGGTCGAAGTCTCGGACGACGGCCAAGAGTGGTCGGTCGCCGAGACCTACGGCGACCGGAGCGCGACCAGCGACCACGCTCAGTCCCACGACACCGACGTCTCGGTCCCGGATTCCGGGGAAGGCGTGTTCTCCTCGGTCCTGAACTCGGTGTCGAACCTGTTCTCCGGACCGAACGAACGCGCGGGCCAAAACGCCGACGGGGACGACGGGCCGCCGTCCGCCGCGGGCGAGACCGCCGAGTCGAGTCCGTCCGACGACCAGTCGGCCCGCGACGCCGGCGTCGAGCAGTTCCCCGAGGAGGCGATGCTGACCGACGAGGACCGCATCCGCGAACTGCTGACCCGGTACGGCGGTCGGATGAAGCAGGCCGACGTGACCGAGGAGACCGACTGGTCGAAGTCCACGGTCAGCCGGAAGCTGTCGAAGATGGAAGAGAAGGGCCTGATAACCCGCGTACAGGTCGGACGAGGCAACCTCGTCTTCCTGAGCGGCTACGAACCCGAGACGGCCAAACCGCCTTTCGAACAGGAGACGACCGACAGATGA
- a CDS encoding ABC transporter permease subunit produces the protein MNLRKTLRIARWEVSKNAGQLDRRTVAVGLVVLLAVGALTPLVASEGVTLNDGIYRVGVSQSSPYHDVVTNDSTFVAVAPRDEGSEVLVCTESTPNCEPGAIRADATDKGTAALSKFRKSVARYNDRLMTDESDAAAAFPVSVSVRYEEQSGLQVGGSGGGSSGPATRTTRAGEKRLGGGSGGNDGSGGDSGGSGTVAPDAGSGGSDGGIGAPAVGSGGSLFGSNARGGTPADVAPPFPFESLVLAFAFVLPMNFVIQAYASTILDERVNERGELLLVSPVSRGDIIAGKTLPYFAGMVAIASVTAVGIATLTPAADGALAVASTAAKSVSAVVPIALLFLSASFVGGMFARSFKELTFVTVTLSVFLTSYAFVPAIFTNVHPVAAISPLTLVVKALRGTAFSLGEYAFSTGPLYLSSGALFALGAGVYREEDMFTQRSVPLKFLDALNGQISGRRSIAKISALSIPFVFVGELLVVALLFALPLSLSMPVLLVAIAGVEEVAKSVHVYAGFAHSRFERTFRSAAVLGFLSGLGFFLGEKATAVAQLVGLPNLELGRAAFGTVTGLGVETSPLVLVALFLAPLALHTVTATMTAAGATRNREWYAGTLVAATLLHAVYNLTVVSFLG, from the coding sequence GTGAACCTGCGCAAGACCCTCCGCATCGCGCGCTGGGAGGTCTCGAAGAACGCGGGGCAACTCGACCGCCGGACCGTCGCGGTCGGTCTCGTCGTCCTGCTGGCGGTCGGCGCGCTCACCCCGCTGGTCGCCAGCGAGGGCGTCACCCTGAACGACGGCATCTACCGTGTCGGCGTCTCCCAGAGCAGTCCGTACCACGACGTCGTGACGAACGACTCGACGTTCGTCGCGGTCGCGCCGCGCGACGAGGGGTCGGAGGTGCTGGTCTGTACCGAGTCCACGCCGAACTGCGAACCCGGCGCGATTCGCGCCGACGCGACCGACAAGGGCACGGCCGCCCTCTCGAAGTTCCGGAAGTCGGTCGCGCGCTACAACGACCGTCTGATGACCGACGAGTCCGACGCGGCAGCCGCCTTCCCCGTCTCGGTCTCGGTCCGCTACGAAGAGCAGAGCGGGCTTCAGGTCGGCGGGTCGGGCGGCGGGTCGAGCGGACCCGCCACTCGGACGACCCGCGCGGGCGAGAAGCGACTCGGCGGCGGTTCGGGCGGAAATGACGGCTCGGGCGGCGACTCCGGCGGGTCGGGGACCGTCGCGCCGGACGCCGGCTCGGGCGGGAGCGACGGGGGAATCGGCGCGCCCGCGGTCGGGAGCGGCGGGTCGCTGTTCGGGTCGAACGCGCGGGGCGGCACCCCGGCGGACGTCGCGCCGCCGTTCCCCTTCGAGTCGCTGGTGCTGGCGTTCGCGTTCGTCCTGCCGATGAACTTCGTGATTCAGGCGTACGCCTCCACGATTCTCGACGAGCGCGTCAACGAGCGCGGCGAACTCCTGCTGGTCTCGCCGGTCTCGCGCGGCGACATCATCGCGGGCAAGACCCTGCCGTACTTCGCCGGGATGGTCGCCATCGCCTCGGTTACGGCGGTCGGCATCGCTACGCTGACGCCCGCGGCGGACGGCGCGCTGGCGGTCGCCTCGACCGCGGCCAAATCCGTCTCGGCCGTGGTCCCCATCGCCTTGCTCTTCCTCTCGGCGTCGTTCGTCGGCGGGATGTTCGCGCGGTCGTTCAAGGAACTCACCTTCGTCACGGTGACGCTGTCGGTGTTCCTGACGTCCTACGCGTTCGTCCCCGCGATTTTCACCAACGTCCATCCGGTAGCGGCGATCTCGCCCCTGACGCTCGTCGTGAAGGCCCTGCGCGGTACCGCCTTCTCGCTCGGCGAGTACGCCTTCTCGACGGGACCGCTCTACCTCTCGTCGGGTGCCCTCTTCGCGCTCGGCGCGGGCGTCTACCGCGAGGAGGACATGTTCACCCAGCGGTCGGTCCCGCTGAAGTTCCTCGACGCGCTGAACGGCCAGATTTCGGGGCGGCGCTCGATTGCGAAGATCAGCGCGCTCTCGATTCCGTTCGTCTTCGTCGGCGAGTTGCTGGTGGTCGCGCTCCTGTTCGCGCTCCCGCTCTCGCTGTCGATGCCCGTCCTGCTGGTCGCCATCGCCGGCGTCGAGGAGGTCGCCAAATCGGTCCACGTCTACGCCGGGTTCGCCCACTCCAGATTCGAGCGCACCTTCCGGTCGGCCGCGGTTCTCGGATTCCTCTCGGGTCTGGGCTTCTTCCTCGGCGAGAAGGCGACCGCGGTCGCACAGCTCGTCGGCCTGCCGAACCTCGAACTCGGGCGGGCGGCGTTCGGCACCGTGACGGGGTTGGGCGTCGAGACCTCGCCGCTGGTGCTGGTCGCGCTGTTCCTCGCGCCCCTCGCGCTCCACACCGTCACGGCGACGATGACCGCGGCGGGGGCGACGCGGAACCGCGAATGGTACGCCGGGACGCTGGTCGCGGCCACGCTCCTTCACGCGGTCTACAACCTAACGGTGGTGAGTTTCCTTGGGTAA
- a CDS encoding DNA-directed RNA polymerase subunit epsilon, producing MTEGWTDSLPTWQSSTHDDRDADRPLSQRPGDGAVGRADLQRDRTVRQWGPVTPSATQIGRAESPDADLSESVRRMHEERHSAMAGHSARMHRLDKLRISHALCNDLSLTPWQRDRVVGIMSDLDLTAFGSQRAIPKVALVVIRHVVDREREHYLGLHDEEWIGQLPPERLGDLYDQFRSITDEPEFSDLVEKHGLDVTSLNRLRRTLKEQLADQQLEEAVYGRNPHRDPNLPSLDARRVDEAHEE from the coding sequence ATGACCGAGGGGTGGACGGACTCGCTGCCGACGTGGCAGTCGAGCACGCACGACGACCGAGACGCCGACCGACCGCTCAGCCAGCGCCCCGGCGACGGGGCGGTCGGCCGCGCCGACCTCCAGCGCGACCGGACGGTCCGCCAGTGGGGACCGGTCACGCCGAGCGCGACCCAGATCGGCCGCGCGGAGTCGCCCGACGCCGACCTCTCCGAGAGCGTTCGCCGGATGCACGAGGAGCGCCACTCGGCGATGGCGGGCCACAGCGCCCGGATGCACCGCCTCGACAAGCTCCGCATCTCCCACGCGCTCTGCAACGACCTGTCGCTGACGCCGTGGCAACGCGACCGCGTGGTCGGCATCATGTCGGACCTCGACCTGACCGCGTTCGGAAGCCAGCGCGCGATTCCGAAGGTCGCGCTGGTCGTCATCCGCCACGTCGTGGACCGCGAGCGCGAACACTATCTGGGTCTCCACGACGAGGAGTGGATCGGTCAACTCCCGCCCGAACGCCTCGGCGACCTCTACGACCAGTTCCGCTCCATCACCGACGAACCGGAGTTCTCGGACCTCGTAGAGAAACACGGGCTCGACGTGACCAGTCTCAACCGCCTCCGGCGAACGCTGAAGGAGCAGCTCGCCGACCAGCAGCTCGAAGAGGCGGTCTACGGCCGGAACCCTCACCGCGACCCGAACCTGCCGAGCCTCGACGCTCGCCGGGTCGACGAAGCTCACGAGGAGTAG
- a CDS encoding cytochrome P450 — protein sequence MTKRAPAKAPPGPDGLPVVGSLPEYARDPFDFERRMHQEYGDVVRWKLPGGWMYHLADPDHIEHVLVQNNQNYVKGEAFQETLGPVLGNGVLNSEGEFWRRQRHLIEPSFHPERISTYAEMMVDSTERAISGWRDGEIRDVHSEMTALTLDIVGRALFGVDLRDDSERVGEALETVMAGAEFSLTDLLPEAIPTPGRRKFEQAVETLDRVVAEIVAERKRNPTEDDVVSMLLAARDEEGEGMTDRQVHDEVMTLLLAGHETTALALTFTFFLLAQNGDAERKLVAELDRELGGDRPTMADVGDLPYLENVVKESMRLYPPVPGIVREPVEDDRVGDYRIPAGVTVSMSQHVVHRDPRWYDDPMAFRPERWGSEAARASNASGEGGDPRADEFEQSLPRLAYFPFAAGPRRCIGDRFALLEARLVLATILQEYHLELVSSPALDLRPSITARPKDPVEMKLHERAGTRWEASAAESERADAEREAETSAE from the coding sequence ATGACGAAACGAGCGCCAGCCAAAGCGCCGCCGGGTCCCGACGGGCTTCCCGTGGTGGGGAGCCTGCCCGAGTACGCCCGCGACCCGTTCGACTTCGAGCGCCGGATGCACCAAGAGTACGGCGACGTGGTCCGGTGGAAGCTGCCCGGCGGGTGGATGTACCACCTCGCGGACCCCGACCACATCGAGCACGTCCTCGTGCAGAACAACCAGAACTACGTCAAGGGCGAGGCGTTTCAGGAGACCCTCGGTCCCGTGCTGGGCAACGGGGTTCTGAACAGCGAAGGCGAGTTCTGGCGGCGACAGCGCCACCTCATCGAACCCTCGTTTCACCCCGAGCGCATCTCGACGTACGCCGAGATGATGGTCGATTCGACCGAACGCGCGATTTCGGGGTGGCGCGACGGCGAGATTCGGGACGTTCACTCGGAGATGACCGCGCTGACGCTGGACATCGTGGGTCGGGCGCTGTTCGGCGTGGACCTGCGCGACGACTCCGAGAGGGTCGGCGAGGCGCTGGAGACGGTGATGGCCGGCGCGGAGTTCTCGCTGACCGACCTCCTGCCCGAGGCGATTCCGACGCCGGGCCGCCGGAAGTTCGAGCAGGCCGTCGAGACGCTGGACCGCGTGGTCGCAGAAATCGTCGCCGAGCGCAAGCGCAACCCGACCGAGGACGACGTGGTGTCGATGCTGCTGGCGGCCCGCGACGAGGAGGGCGAGGGGATGACCGACCGGCAGGTCCACGACGAGGTGATGACGCTCCTGCTGGCGGGCCACGAGACGACCGCGCTCGCCCTGACGTTCACCTTCTTCCTGCTCGCACAGAACGGCGACGCGGAGCGCAAACTCGTCGCGGAGTTGGACCGCGAACTCGGCGGCGACCGCCCGACGATGGCGGACGTGGGCGACCTGCCATACCTCGAAAACGTCGTGAAGGAGTCGATGCGGCTCTACCCGCCGGTGCCGGGCATCGTCCGCGAACCGGTCGAAGACGACCGCGTGGGCGACTACCGGATTCCCGCGGGCGTGACGGTCAGCATGAGCCAGCACGTCGTCCACCGCGACCCGCGGTGGTACGACGACCCGATGGCGTTCCGGCCCGAACGTTGGGGTAGCGAGGCGGCCCGCGCCTCGAACGCGAGCGGGGAGGGCGGTGACCCGCGAGCCGACGAGTTCGAGCAGTCGCTCCCGCGACTCGCCTACTTCCCGTTCGCCGCGGGGCCGCGGCGGTGCATCGGCGACCGGTTCGCCCTGCTGGAGGCGCGCCTCGTGCTGGCGACGATTCTGCAGGAGTACCACCTCGAACTGGTCTCCTCGCCCGCGCTCGACCTCCGGCCGAGCATCACCGCCCGGCCGAAGGACCCCGTCGAGATGAAACTCCACGAGCGCGCGGGCACTCGGTGGGAGGCGTCGGCCGCGGAGTCCGAGCGAGCGGACGCGGAGCGGGAAGCCGAGACGAGCGCCGAGTAA
- a CDS encoding acyl-CoA thioester hydrolase/BAAT C-terminal domain-containing protein has translation MTWNRRDLLSAAATAATAGAATLAGCSGGGRDEREQTGNPRIQASDRTLVGRPAEVRLAGFPPETEVALDASATDSRGVEFAASWKLRTDEAGAASLAGRVASTPTDSGKSSGWTAMGSGFDSPDAPAVEMLLQRLAPRNGSSPTPSNFVVGERDAVDVTLTASVGGERRASATATRVVTDAGVSRRTVEDSDLVAWLYEPPDARSGGGSGESGTGPAPAVVTLHGSHALVPHALSRTLASHGYATLALQYAGADGLPESVADVPVEYFRRATRWLTDREGVADGRVGYVGISRGVEAALIAGAQFEGRTTVVGYSGGGVYGPSVNAAATTVTDWASAWTEGGDPLADAAAVRTTFSAVRDAQSECETAACVPETVGEWVGEAVRERAVIPVEDVEGPILLLAGTDDATWPSAALSSLAIDRLDRRGHDAPYRLRVYEGAGHVFGLPYRDYTGDATRPKYGGSPSANAAAAANSWPVVLRYLRGGLRE, from the coding sequence ATGACGTGGAATCGCCGCGACCTGCTCTCGGCGGCCGCGACGGCCGCGACCGCCGGAGCCGCGACGCTCGCGGGGTGTTCCGGCGGCGGGCGCGACGAGCGCGAGCAGACCGGGAATCCGCGAATCCAAGCATCGGACCGGACGCTCGTCGGCCGACCCGCCGAGGTTCGACTCGCGGGGTTCCCGCCCGAGACCGAGGTCGCGCTCGACGCGAGCGCGACCGACTCGCGGGGCGTCGAGTTCGCCGCCTCGTGGAAGCTCCGAACCGACGAGGCGGGAGCGGCGTCGCTCGCCGGGCGCGTCGCCTCGACGCCGACCGATTCCGGCAAGTCGAGCGGTTGGACCGCGATGGGAAGCGGGTTCGATTCGCCTGACGCCCCGGCCGTCGAGATGCTGCTTCAGCGACTCGCGCCGCGAAACGGCTCCTCGCCGACGCCGAGCAACTTCGTCGTCGGCGAGCGGGACGCGGTCGACGTGACGCTCACCGCCAGCGTGGGCGGGGAGCGGCGGGCCTCGGCGACGGCCACGCGCGTCGTCACCGACGCGGGGGTTTCGCGCCGGACGGTCGAGGACTCGGACCTCGTGGCGTGGCTCTACGAACCGCCGGACGCGCGGTCGGGCGGGGGAAGCGGCGAGTCCGGAACCGGCCCGGCCCCGGCCGTCGTCACGCTCCACGGGTCCCACGCGCTGGTGCCCCACGCGCTGAGTCGGACGCTGGCGAGTCACGGCTACGCGACGCTCGCGCTCCAGTACGCCGGCGCGGACGGACTGCCCGAGTCGGTCGCGGACGTGCCGGTCGAGTACTTCCGGCGCGCGACGCGCTGGCTCACCGACCGCGAGGGCGTCGCCGACGGGCGGGTCGGCTACGTCGGCATCTCTCGGGGCGTCGAGGCGGCGCTAATCGCCGGAGCGCAGTTCGAGGGACGGACGACGGTCGTCGGCTACTCCGGCGGGGGCGTCTACGGGCCGAGCGTGAACGCCGCGGCGACGACGGTCACCGACTGGGCCTCGGCGTGGACCGAGGGCGGCGACCCGCTCGCGGACGCCGCGGCGGTCCGGACGACGTTCTCCGCGGTTCGAGACGCGCAATCGGAGTGCGAGACGGCCGCCTGCGTCCCGGAGACCGTCGGCGAGTGGGTCGGCGAGGCGGTCCGGGAACGCGCCGTGATTCCGGTCGAAGACGTCGAGGGACCGATTCTCCTGCTCGCGGGGACCGACGACGCGACGTGGCCCTCTGCGGCGCTGTCGTCGCTGGCCATCGACCGACTCGACCGGCGCGGCCACGACGCGCCGTACCGACTCCGGGTCTACGAGGGCGCGGGCCACGTCTTCGGCCTGCCGTATCGTGACTACACCGGCGACGCGACGCGACCGAAGTACGGCGGGTCGCCCTCCGCGAACGCGGCCGCGGCGGCGAACTCGTGGCCGGTGGTGCTTCGGTACCTGCGCGGGGGACTGCGAGAGTAG
- a CDS encoding ABC transporter ATP-binding protein: MIEVENLRKEYGGFTAVEGSSFSVPEGEVFGVIGPNGAGKTTTLKMLSGLVEPTSGSARVADYDAQDPEMREHLGFLPEESPLYEDMTAVSYLRFFADLYDVPDDAADSRIHDTLDRLELDHRDRKIGDMSKGMTRKVAIARSLVNDPDVLIYDEPASGLDPLTTNYIIEFTRELAESGKTVVFSAHNLFHVESICDRVAVMNDGRIVARGSVETIREEHGRTEYRVYTTVEVPDAVRENGRFRRTVESMDAVEETRELAEQAGGEVADIETHTPSLEDIFLDLADESPDVEGRP, encoded by the coding sequence ATGATAGAAGTCGAAAACCTGCGGAAGGAGTACGGCGGGTTCACCGCCGTCGAGGGCAGTAGCTTCTCGGTCCCTGAGGGCGAGGTCTTCGGCGTCATCGGCCCGAACGGCGCGGGCAAGACCACGACGCTGAAGATGCTCTCCGGACTGGTCGAACCCACCTCGGGGTCGGCCCGCGTCGCGGACTACGACGCCCAAGACCCCGAGATGCGCGAACACCTCGGCTTCCTTCCCGAGGAGTCGCCCCTCTACGAGGACATGACCGCGGTCTCGTACCTCCGGTTCTTCGCGGACCTCTACGACGTGCCCGACGACGCGGCCGACTCGCGCATCCACGACACCCTGGACCGCCTCGAACTCGACCACCGCGACCGCAAAATCGGCGACATGTCGAAGGGGATGACCCGGAAGGTCGCCATCGCGCGCTCGCTGGTCAACGACCCGGACGTGCTGATATACGACGAACCCGCGAGCGGACTCGACCCGCTCACCACGAACTACATCATCGAGTTCACCCGCGAGTTGGCCGAGTCGGGCAAGACCGTGGTATTCAGCGCCCACAACCTGTTCCACGTCGAGAGCATCTGCGACCGCGTGGCGGTGATGAACGACGGCCGCATCGTCGCCCGCGGGAGCGTCGAGACCATCCGCGAGGAACACGGCCGGACCGAGTACCGCGTCTACACCACGGTCGAGGTGCCGGACGCGGTGAGGGAGAACGGGCGCTTCCGCCGGACCGTCGAGAGCATGGACGCCGTGGAGGAGACCCGCGAACTCGCCGAGCAAGCGGGCGGCGAGGTCGCCGATATCGAGACCCACACCCCGAGCCTCGAAGACATCTTCCTCGACCTCGCCGACGAGTCGCCCGACGTGGAGGGCCGACCGTGA
- a CDS encoding ABC transporter permease: MGKRLTVAKRELASLRSEKTIVLAILIQLFVAAFSSFLAVGLVSLYDPGSVSNGFVVEFGVTGEAGDDLAPIVEERDGWRAVEYGDETAAMRAFDRGEIHAVLEVSRLPDGRARVRAIAPDGNVRTTLVVTQIKGVLEAFERHERQRLSHRLERQPVELPADASSSPYFGFTYTVLVPLLTFLPVFVSGSIAVDAIAEEYDRGTLELLRVTPLTATDIVDGKLLAMGSLAPVQAGAWLALLSFRGTRIANPVEILLLVTGFSVGVVTMGATAALAFRERKQAQFLFSMGVLVVFSSTYLLPESPANAVAKLAIGSPTEVTHLSVVAYLVVSLAAFVGLRWLVGRRGLGS; this comes from the coding sequence TTGGGTAAGCGCCTGACGGTCGCCAAGCGAGAGTTGGCGTCGCTCCGGAGCGAGAAGACCATCGTACTCGCCATCCTCATCCAGCTGTTCGTCGCGGCGTTCTCGTCGTTCCTCGCGGTCGGGCTGGTCTCGCTGTACGACCCCGGTTCGGTCTCGAACGGGTTCGTCGTGGAGTTCGGCGTGACCGGCGAGGCGGGCGACGACCTCGCGCCCATCGTCGAGGAGCGCGACGGCTGGCGCGCGGTCGAGTACGGCGACGAGACGGCCGCGATGCGGGCCTTCGACAGGGGTGAGATTCACGCCGTCTTGGAGGTCTCGCGCCTGCCGGACGGCAGGGCGAGAGTCCGGGCGATAGCCCCCGACGGCAACGTCCGGACGACGCTCGTCGTGACCCAGATCAAGGGCGTGCTGGAGGCGTTCGAGCGCCACGAGCGCCAGCGCCTCTCGCACCGACTCGAACGCCAGCCGGTCGAACTCCCGGCCGACGCCTCGTCCAGCCCCTACTTCGGGTTCACCTACACGGTGCTGGTCCCCCTGCTGACGTTCCTACCGGTGTTCGTCAGCGGCTCCATCGCGGTGGACGCCATCGCCGAGGAGTACGACCGCGGGACGCTCGAACTCCTCCGGGTGACGCCGCTGACCGCGACCGACATCGTGGACGGGAAACTGCTGGCGATGGGTAGCCTCGCGCCCGTGCAGGCCGGCGCGTGGCTGGCGCTGTTGTCGTTCCGCGGGACCCGGATTGCGAACCCCGTCGAAATTCTGCTGCTCGTGACGGGCTTCTCGGTCGGCGTGGTCACGATGGGCGCGACGGCGGCGCTGGCGTTCCGCGAGCGCAAGCAGGCCCAGTTCCTCTTCTCGATGGGCGTGCTGGTCGTGTTCAGTTCGACCTACCTCCTGCCCGAATCGCCCGCCAACGCGGTGGCGAAGCTGGCCATCGGGAGTCCGACCGAAGTGACCCACCTCTCGGTGGTCGCCTATCTGGTCGTCTCGCTGGCGGCGTTCGTCGGTCTCCGCTGGCTGGTCGGGCGGCGCGGTCTCGGGTCGTAG
- a CDS encoding HalX domain-containing protein yields MPKDATVLIVDDEKPITDAYAQWLEDDYNVRTAYSGTEALEKLDEEVDVVLLDRRMPNLSGEDVLARIHEQGLNCRVALVSAVEPDFDILELGFDAYLEKPVSEADELLETVETLLKRSTYDSQMQRFLSLANKKAALETKKSPEELDANDEYDELTEELAELRTQLSDTAGTLDDDDLRAEFYDGE; encoded by the coding sequence ATGCCTAAGGACGCTACAGTGCTGATCGTCGACGACGAGAAGCCGATAACCGACGCCTATGCCCAGTGGCTCGAAGACGACTACAACGTCCGAACAGCCTACAGCGGGACGGAAGCGCTAGAAAAGTTGGACGAGGAGGTAGACGTCGTTCTCCTCGACCGCCGAATGCCGAATCTATCGGGTGAAGACGTACTGGCTCGAATTCACGAACAGGGACTCAACTGCCGGGTGGCGCTTGTCTCGGCGGTCGAACCGGACTTCGACATCCTCGAACTCGGCTTCGACGCCTACCTCGAAAAGCCGGTCTCGGAGGCCGACGAACTGCTCGAAACGGTCGAGACCCTGCTGAAGCGCTCGACCTACGACAGCCAGATGCAGCGGTTCCTCTCGCTGGCGAACAAGAAGGCCGCCTTGGAAACCAAGAAGAGTCCCGAGGAACTCGACGCCAACGACGAGTACGACGAACTCACCGAGGAACTGGCGGAACTGCGCACCCAGCTATCGGACACTGCGGGGACGCTGGACGACGACGACCTGCGCGCGGAGTTCTACGACGGCGAGTAG